The nucleotide window GGTTCTTTGTCTAAATTCACAACTTCGACTCTGTTCCTTTACTGCAATTATTGCGTTCATTACGTCTTTAGCTCCTATCTGTCTGTGATCCGGACTAGTCTAGGAATATGGAATCGGGAAGATTTGCACTTGGAAAGTAGGTAACAATTTCTCATTATTGTAGAAGGGGGTTTTACAATGAATTTCTTTATGCTTGTGTTATGTTGCTCATCTGGTGTATTCATTTAATATGTTTTCATAGTGGTTCTTATTTTGGATCTTAGGGATGCGAGTGTGTTCCATCGAATAATGAGTACAAGATTGGCATCTTGGCTTGGTGCTTTCTATAAGGGGGTATCGTTGTGGTGTTTTGATTCTTTGATCGTGTTGGTTGTTATTTTAGATGTTTGTGAAATCTATTTATCTTTGTTGCTTCCTTCATGGTTCCAGATAGATGGACCTGCAAGATCCTTGTCATTTTGGTTCTTGATCGCTTCGGAGAATGAAACGCTAATATCGAGGGTTCTTTGTCTAGATTCACAACTTCAACTCTCTGTTCCTTTACTGCACAATTATTGCGATCATTATGTATTTAGGTCCTCTCCGTCTGTGATGCAGACATGTCTAGGAATATGGAATTGGGAAGATTTGCACAGGGAAAGTCGGCGGCACCTTGTCTCATTATTGGAGAAGGGGTTTTTGAAATGAACGTTCTTTCTTTATGCTTGTGTTATGTTGCTAATCTATTGTATGCATTTAATATGTTGTCATAATGGTTCTTATTTGGATCTCAGGGATGCGAGTGTGTTCCATCGACTAATGAGTACAATATTGGCAGCATTGGCTTGCTGCTTGCTACAAGGGGGTCTCGTTTCAGTGCTTCGATTAATATTGGAAGCATTGGCTTGCTGCTTGCTACAAGGGGGTCTCGTTACAGTTCTTCAATTCAGTTGGTGGTTATTTCAGATGTTTGTGAAATCTATTTGTGTTTGGCTTTTCAGGTTGGCGATGGATTATTGCTGACTTCAAAAGCTTCGTCCCAGCAAATGGACGATGCCAACACCCAAACAGTGTAGGGCTGGTACGTGTTATGGAAGAGAACATGGAGCGGTTGAGGATCTAGAATGTGGGGGATGACACTCGTTAATTATGAGCCGCACCTTTGAAACTGAACCGCCATTAGCATGAAGGGGTGTGCCTTTGCTGGAGTTGCTCTTTGTGAACAGCTCATTTATTGAGTAGTTTTGGTTCTTTCTTGGTTTTAGAGTTAATACCCCCCACTCTGGTCACTTTTGTGCCTTGAGAGTGCCTTTACAGAACTAGACGGTCATATCCAcagcctctctctctccacaaaaaaaaataataattcaaaagAGGAGAAAACAGAGGAGAAATATTTTAGTTCTTTTTTATTGGGCGgccaaaatcctcaatttggtCGTCAATGTCTTTAGAATCAAATGATCATCTTCTACTGCAACTACTGTGATCATTTTGTAATCTGGATGTGTTTGTTTGGGTCCATCTTGGCTGTGTTGCAGATTTGTTGAGTTTTTAGGAATTTGGACTTAGACGTTTCCTGTTTGCACTCGGAAGTTGGAAGTAGGCGGCAATTGGTCTCAATATTGTAGAACAGGGTTTCTTAGGAATTTATTTCGTTTATGCTCGTGTTATGTTGTATACATTTGATATGTTGAGTTTTCTCAGTGGGGCTGGTCTGATTTGGATCTCAGGGCGCTCTATAGTTGGACTATCTATTGATGAGCACACTACTGGCAACATGGTTTATTGCTTGCGAAAGGGGGCGTCTCATTGCAGAGTTTCTTCCATTCTTCATTTCTATGGTTTGTTTATATCGTCAGATTTCGTGAAATCTACGTGTATGCTTGGCTTTTCAGGTTTAGGCTTGTGATTGATTATTGCAGACCGTAAAGCTTTATCCATCTTACCTgtaaagaaaggaaaataaaaagagaaaaaaagctttatcgatgaaaagagagagaagacacAACTCCCAGAACATATGGTAGTTGTTGATTGCATCAGATATTCAACTGCCGCCTTGGAGGAAGAAATATTAGTCCGTTTTAACAAGATCCGCTCGGAGCTGTTGATTGCAACAGATTCAACCACTGCCTTGTTTTATCTAATAAGGGGGTTTCTTTGATGAGTTTTGCTAAATCTGGATTTCTCTTTTGGTAGCTCACATGTTTGGTGAATCTATGTTGAGTACCTCTGTTGGTTTCTTCATTCTTCAGGGAGAGCAAGATTTGTGGGGCCTGCATTAAGAGACTGCAACCTTTCCTATGATTGTAGAAGGGGTTTTTTCTACTCCTATAAATGTTCTTTGGCCGTGCTTATTTTCTGTTGCTCGTTTCTGTATGCATTCAGTATGTAGGAATTTATAAGTTGTTCTGATTTGCATCTCAGGGCTGTGGAATCGTCTTTATCCATCAATTAATATTGGATTTGGCAGCATGGTTTATCGATAATTGGGGTTTTGATTGCGGAATTTCTCCTCTGTGGTTCTGTTTGTCCGTTTCTTTTGTCAATTTTTTGTGAAATTACGTCCCATGTTTGGTCCTTCAGGTTGTCATTACAGTAAGATGCGAACTGTAAGTTGTGAACTTCTAAACAACATAAAGAAGCCGTGGAATAGTTGAGGATCCAGTGTGTGGGACATGATGATATCTATATATTGATGAATTATGAGCTGCCGGCTTAGAAACTCAATTATGCTAGATATGCCTTTTGCAATTAGTTTGTTCTTTCATCGTTCAAGAGGTAAAGATTAGAACAAGATGGTCACAGTTTATATTCTTTGGTTGTTTTATGGTTCCAGAGAAATGGATGGCCAAGATGCTTGTCAAATTTTTCCTTATCAAGGATAAGTCTTCTGGGTACTTGGTCTAGATTCTCCACTTCCAATATCCAGTGAGAGGTATGTGTCTGCCGAATCCTAACCTTGGATAATCTGCAAAAGAGGGGTATGTGTCTTCCCAACATCCGTCTCCTTTGCATGCAGGGCACTGAATCCGTAGACCATGTCTTGCATTTCCCAAATACCAGCCAGATTTGATTCCAGATTTTGAGATCTTTTAAGTGCAATGGTGCGGCCCTTAGTCAGTGCTGCAACTATTATGGGTGTGACTCGAAGTGCATCTTACCAAAGGTCAAGCTGTCCATGTGGAGGTTATGCCTGCTTGCAAGTCTCTGGAATTTTTGAGGAGAACATGATGCTTGGTGTTTCGACAACGCCCACAAGTCGGAAGCTATGCCTACTTGGTAGTCTGTGGAATGTTCGAGAACATAACACTTAGTGTTTTGACAATGCCCCCAGAGAAATAGATGGCCAAGATGCTTGTCAAAATTTTCCTTAACGTCTTCAGAGAAACAGATGGTCATGGTCTTTAACAATGATAAGTCTTCTGGGTTCTTGGTCTAGATTCTCCACTTCCAATATCCAGTGAGAGGTATGTCTTCCAAATCCTAAATAACCTGCAAAAGAGGGGTATGTGTCTTCCCAACATCCATTTCCTTTGCATGCAGGGCACCGAATCCGTAGTCCATCTCTTGCATTGCCCATTTACTAGCCAGATTTGGTTCCAGATTTTGAGATCTTTTAAGTGCAATGGTGCTGCCCTTAGTGCTGCAACTATTATGGGCGTGGCAGGGAGTGCATCTTACCAAAGGTCAAGCTGTCAATGTGGAGTTTATGCCTGCTTGCTAGTCTGTGGAATATTTGGGGAGAACATGAAGCTTGGTGTTTCAACAGTGCAATGGTGCTGCCCTTAGTGCTGCAACTATTATGGGCGTGGCCGGGAGTGCATCTTACCAAAGTTCAAGCTGTCCATGTGGAGGTTATGCCTGCTTGCTAGTCTGTGGAATATTTGGGGAGAACATGATGCTTGGTGTTTTGACAACGCCCACAATTTGGAGGCTATGCCTGCTTGGTAGTCTGTGGAATGTTCGTGAACATAATGCTTGGTGTTTTGACAATGCCCACAACTTGGAGGTTATTCCTGCTTGCTAGTCTGTGGAATATTTGGGAAGAACAATGCCCACAATTTGAAGGTTATGCCTGCTTGCTAGTCTGTGGAATATTTGGGGAGAATGTAATGCATGGTGTTTCGACAATGCCCACAATTCATGGGATGAGATGCCTTTTGAGTGGGCCGTGGTTCTTCTGAACATTGACTTGAATGTTTCTCACTCTATTCTGTTAAATTAATATCCTGTATTTTGTTTTTTGGCTGGCTTATGCTGGTctgatttttaataaaatttcattcaTAGCTCttccaaaaaagaagaagtcTCACACTGCTATTCTTATGATTAGTATGTATTCTAGATGTTTTTTTACGTCCTCTGGCTTGTGATGGAGACTTGCTGAATGTTTAGGAGTTTGGAATCGAGTTGTTCTTCTGAATTTTTTAAAGAGTTTGGAAATTAGAAGATTCTTGTTTCCACTTGGATGTTTCGATTGTTTTTTACTTGGTCTCTATTTTTGTTCAGTTTTTTGGACCTTCTTTACCTTACCTGCGTTGTGTTGTATTGGTCTGGCTCATTTGTGATAGACAAGGCCTTTGATTTCTGAAGATCCTGATAATTTTCTTTTACAGGTAATCGTACTTTTTTCCCTCTCTCGTTTGATTTGGTTTTCTGTATGCTGTGGCAGATTATTGATATGAATTTCAATTTTGGAATTAGCCTTTTGAACATGTTCTGATTGTGGCAAAAGAGGGGTTTCTTTAAGATctgtaaaatttatttttatctttatttttattttttgaattttttcttttGGTAGCTAAGTTGTATTGGCATGTTGAGTGTCCCTGTTAGTTTCCTTTTCTTTAGCCATGCAAGATTTGTGAAGCTGGTGATGGTAGGCATCATTGTCTTAAGGGGGTTCCCTGGAAATTTGCTTCCGTCGTGCGTTTTGGCTTCTGCTTTACTGTATTCATTTAGCTTGTTTCCCACTCAGTGGGTCCTAATGTAAAACTAGGACAGGAAGACGACTagtttgcagaaaattgaaaGCCTACCTACCAATCTGTAGACCCAAAGAAATCACCAAAGAATAAAGAGATGTATCAACTCACCAATTGAAAGTTTCCCTATACATATGAGTTGTGTGATAATATCCCTTTTTATATTCAATCCATTAAGCTTGATTTATGGAAACTAGGCTACCCAAATTAATGGACAAATTCCCAATGCCTTTTGACTGCTAGAACTAGCACATGTGGATGGGCAAATGGACGAATGCACTGCCCTAGCTGGTAGCGGTTGATGATATCTCCCACAATATGGGTAAagtcctataaaataggaaataacTTGAAATAATCTTTCATTGTTAGAGTTGCTCTGCTTGATTGGCTTATAAGGTTGACTGGTTTTTGTTCTTTCATGTTTCCAATTTATAGACCGATGTAGTTGACTTGGTGGAGCGGGTCTCTAGCTGGCAAAGTTTTATGTAGTGGAATGAGCCTCTTGTATATTCCTTTCTTTGTGCTGTAGCTTTTGCACCATCTTGGCACCTTTTTTTTTCAGTAAAATTGCAATCACCTTTCATACGTGCACACATACACATgcatgtgtatatgtatatgGAGGGTTTCAAAGGAATGGTGCTGTGAATTGCTTCATGCTTTTTAGGGAACTAGATGGTCATGATCCATCTTTTTTGGTTCTTTCACGGTTCCAGATAATTAGACTTCCATGATCCTTGTCAATTTGGTTCTTGATCACTTCAGAGAATGAGATGGCAATGATCTATCAATGCTAATATGGAGGGTTCTCTATCTCCGTGTTGTAGAAGTAGAAGACAGTTTTCTGATGAATGTACTTTCgttatgcttgtgttatgttGCTCATCTGTAGCATGCATTCAATGTGTTGTCTTAATGTTCTTATAAATGTGCTTCAgttatgcttgtgttatgttGCTTGTTTGTCTTCTACGCTTGATTTGTTGGTTTTTCTCTGTTTTGAATCTCAGGGCTCCAAAATTATTTATTCTGGATGTTTATTTGTGTCCTTTCTGGCTGTGGTGCAGACTTGTTGAGTTTCTAGGGATTTGGAATTGAGAAGATATTGATCGTTTATGAGTTTTAATTGAGACAATTGGTGTTTGCACTTGGAAATGCCTGTTTGtgtattaattttaattttaattaagttaGAGTTTTGGAGACACTTCTTTTGGATAATGAAATTGAGTTTCTTCACAGTGCAGGATCAGGGCATGGTTCCTTTTTCCTATGCACTTTGTAAGGTCCCCAGTTTTGGTTCTATGCGTGGCCTTTTTTCTTttgcgcagagagagagagagagagagagagagatccaataCATAATGGACTGATCGAAGAGGCATGTGCATGGGTGATGGGCCCGACTGATCGAAGAGGCATGTGCATGGGTGATGGGCCCCTAATGGTAGCTGGTTAGAGACACCTCCTACAATATTATAGGTAAGATCAtaacccaaatggtctcaaattACTGTGGATACTGTTGGGGCTTGTATACACAACTCTATGGGCCTGTATATACGGCCCTGATGGTAGCTGACTAGAGATATCTCCTACAATATTATAGGTAAGATCTCCATAAAATAGGAAAAACccaaaatggtctcaaaatactgTGGATACTGCTGGGACTGTACGCACAACTATATGGGCACGGCTGTGTGGGCTTGTATACAGCTGTAGACAGTAGGCTGTGTAAATTGTGAGGAAGTACATGCCCCCTAAATAGTGGTTGTTCGTGAATGTGAACTAGACaaaaaatggtctcaaaatatgttGTGTATACACTTGTGTATAAACTACTGTATGGGTATGAATATAGTTGCACACTCTTATAGGTTTGTATATAACACCATAATGATAATACTATATTGGTATGAATACTGTATAGTTCACTAAAAAATTGTACTGGTAGGGTTTTATATATACCATCACTTAAGGAATATCCTGAATATAACATACAACTTTTTATATAAGAGTTTTTATACTTTGATTATGTTGGTGGTGTACATTGGTATGTGCTGTGTttgaagtattggtatcgctacaagtttcgctagttggatatagaaacaatatcgatatctcTGATAACTGAAAATGTAGTGAGACATTAGGGAAATATGGGGGAAATGGtgtaatttttcaatgaaactttaggagatgctaaaatacacatttacatatttaggaattagaaaattaaaaaaagagtGCACACATACTAAGTTTCCATTCAATAGGGCCCTAAAACCATGTGCTGTTGTAAGAAGCTAGTCCAACCAtcttatccatccaaccatccaaccttcaaTGCAAACATACATCAACAATACGATATTCAGAATATTGACAACACAATATTTCGCTGAGAAATTGTCGACAGCTGAAATGGAAATGTAAGATTGTTGCCCATGTTAAGATAACAATAATATTGCGACATGATTGATATTATTGTCGataatttgaacattgtatataacCATGTGcccttaaaaaaaattgaaatggatatATATATTTGCAATATTGATGCATTTGTGTTGTTATCGTTGATATATtgacaatacaagcgacacctgaaatttacacGGTTGAAAATATTAGTGATACATTAGTGATATGATGCATGGACAATACTTGACAACATTGCTATTGCTTGCTAAAAGGGGGTTTCATTACTGAGTTTTTATTCTTTGTCGGTGGTTCATGTTGTCAGGTTTTTGTGAAACGTATGGATGTGTTTGGCTTTTTAAGGTTGGTGTCAAATCATTGTCAACTCATTAGGCTGAACTGGATGGAAGTAATGGTTGACGATTCAACATGTGAGTTATGATCAGGGCTGTCAATGTGTTGTCTTATAATGCCTGTACCTGGGCTAAATGGGTTCTGTGCCCATTATGTTTAGGCCCaccaatggatgaattagattgcGCAAATGCATGTGACTTCGACACATGCAAGGTGTGAGCTTTTTTCACTGGCTTTGAAAACTGAATCTCTTATCAATGGTTTGTTTTGTTCTTTCAAGGTTCCAAAGGAATATGCTGCTGTGATTTCTTTCATGCTTCTAGAGAACAAGGTGTATGTGGTCTattttttttggtgggccatcggATGCTTGCCAATCCTTGTGCCCATTGACCGGTTCACTCGTCATTTTTGACTACTGTGATATATGTTTGAGCTTGGTCTTGATTGATCTAAAAATGGAGTTTTTATGGAATGTTGAACAATTTTGGATTTTACTTTCGGAAACTTTTTTGTGGCGCATAGGCTGTCTTTTTCTCTTGGTGCCTTTGTTCTTAAGGAAAGGTAGAGTGGGCGGGAGAAGGGAAACAACCGGTGTTTTATTGTAGAAGGGCAAGATTTCCAAACTAATGAAAGATGTCAACTTCCAAATAACTAGAAATAGACGTGATTTAGTAAAACGTAATGGTAGACGAGCCAGGAATGTGTGGGACATGAGATAAGGAGTCCCTATGCTGGAGATGCTTTTTTTTGAGTTACTCAACACAATTAGTTCCGCTTCTttcatggtttaaaaaaaaatactgccattatcacgtCTACTTTCTTGCTTCAATGGGAAATCAACAttcgagattttttttttctctagtgCTTTTAGCTTTCAAAAGCTAGTTAATCTCCATGCTTGATGTTTTTAGAGAATTAGACGATCATGATATATTAAAGCTAGTTGGCGGcatggtgtgccaaaacggttacgtatcggccgtacgtaatggtaacggtgggaaccgttacgcgttttggggtcgtatcggccgttaccCGATTTTgttcccgtatcggccgatacgggcccgtatCAGCCGAATAACGgttaactttttttttatttttccattttaagCTCTGTCTTTACTGTTTTTtttaaacctcttgcttccaaactatttcccacttcttctactactaatttcgaccaaccttggctaagtatttgagataaaaactcattatattacggattttcttgaatcaaagctcggtgggccatttttcagaaatttgtcaaaaataggtatttatactttaaaaaaaaaaaatgttttgctattttaatcatgtcatatgatgtgttaatcatagtagaacatgttaatgtgcattttacagatttggggtgccatttaataattttttatatattttttttctatttacgtatgaattttggcccctttttttaaaatttaaaaaatcaatttttaatggttgttttgctgttttaatcatgtcatttgatgtgttaatcatagtagaatatgttaatgtgcattttacaaatttggggtgccattttatatatatatatatattttttttctattcacgcatttattttggccctttttttaaaaatttgaaaaatcattttttagtgattcttttgctgttttaatgatgtcatatgatgtgttaatcatagtagaacatgttaatgtgcattttacagattttgggtgccattttatatttttttctatttacgcatttatttcggcccttttgtttttgaaaattcaaaaaatcattttttaatgattcttttgctgttttaatgatgccatatgatgtgttaatcatagtagaacatgttaatgtgcattttacacatttagggtgccattttatatatatttttttctatttatgcatttatttgggccctttttttgaaaattcgaaaaattattttttaatgattcttttgctgttttaatgatgccatatgatgtgttaatcatagtagaatatgttaatgtgcattttacatatttggggtgccattttatatatttttttaatattttttttctatttatgcatgaattttggccctcaaaaataattgcaaacacctaaatgtaagatattttcatattacattcattctaatatatctatcattgatagtagatagttagaaaattaaatatatgaattttgttgtcaaattcaggttatttggttcataaattcatcagacagtccgatacaacttctcaccaaagagtggaccgttacaccaccataaacatgttccaatttataaatgaatgcatatttggaatgcttagaatattccgaatttaatccatattttttcatatttttttggggaAAATTTTTTTTGCGCTGTTACGGgccattacgcccccgtatcgccgttacacccccgtatccgtatcggtttcggagggcatcgttacaccaaccgataccgatacgggacaccttggttggCGGGTTATTGGTCTAGATTCTTAAATTACTCTCATCCATTTGTTGCAACTATTGGTACTGTGTATAGTAGGATGTTTATTTTATCTTTGGTTGTTGCATATTTTTTGCTTTGATCAAAATTGAGAAGATCAGTGTGTGCTCTTGagtatcatcttttttttttctgtcatTTTGTCCTTGTCTTTCTTTATAATTTTAGTTTAGTTTCGTGGTATTAACTTTTTCATATGACAATATTGATTTTTATATGAGTTTCTTGATTTCATCACATCTGTACAACAAgatatgaatttatttttttatatgagtTTCTTGATAGAATCGAgcaaccttcaatgacatcgaagggccTCCTCGATCCCATCAAAGACCACTCGATTAGATCAAAGAAAGAGCCCAACAACCATATGGAGATCTATCTGGATTTTCTCGATGAGATCAACACAaggttcgatcccatcgaagctcCTTATATCATATTGAATGGCCTTTCTATCCCATGAAAAGAGCTGTTAACTAGTCATTTTATAGTCGTTGTAGATTGATTTATTATAAAAGGCATTTGGGTCTTGGGTATTTTGATGGGTTTTAGTGCAATAGAGGCTTAGGTGATTacatgatcatatccctcatcctaagcctctTAGTCTATGAGATCTAAGTTATATTCCTTGTGATTTATCACTTGAAAGAGGATTCCATCCTCGATGATGAAGATGAATTTGTTTTCCACCGTATTTTAAAAATTAGACTT belongs to Magnolia sinica isolate HGM2019 chromosome 8, MsV1, whole genome shotgun sequence and includes:
- the LOC131253097 gene encoding uncharacterized protein LOC131253097 — protein: MSTRLAAWLGPCYKGVSLQCFDSLILLVVISEVCEIYFSLLLLSWFQIVRPARSLSFWFLIASENEMAMIYQTGCECVPSTNEYNIGSIGLLLATRGSRFSASINIGSIGLLLATRGSRYSSSIQLVVISDVCEIYLCLAFQVGDGLLLTSKASSQQMDDANTQTV